One window from the genome of Oncorhynchus gorbuscha isolate QuinsamMale2020 ecotype Even-year linkage group LG14, OgorEven_v1.0, whole genome shotgun sequence encodes:
- the LOC123995942 gene encoding suppressor APC domain-containing protein 1-like, producing the protein MACPQCPAPGSYTSVIIPLRSSLYSLDALRFYLWIKRLKDLEREKDSLWAGLQVLEQARLWYRCILEDNRARQANVCTRAGARAKEWGGEVWGGAGASSCLLRSQIQRVNGSLGSLMSMPNVISCPSSPKRNGVEVSDSELRWQNTVLVQEVSEKNVKISLLERERDSLLQELSLRLGVEV; encoded by the exons ATGGCCTGCCCGCAGTGCCCGGCGCCTGGGTCCTACACCTCGGTTATCATCCCTCTCCGGAGCAGCCTCTATAGCCTTGACGCCCTACGCTTCTACCTATGG ATAAAGAGGCTGAAGGACTTGGAAAGGGAGAAGGACTCCCTGTGGGCCGGGCTGCAGGTTCTGGAGCAAGCCCGGCTTTGGTACCGATGCATACTGGAGGACAACAGAGCCAGGCAGGCTAACGTGTGCACCAGGGCTGGGGCTAGGGCaaaggagtggggaggagaggtgtggggaGGAGCG GGGGCGTCATCGTGCCTCCTGAGGTCTCAGATCCAGAGGGTGAATGGATCTCTGGGTAGTCTGATGAGTATGCCCAACGTAATCAGCTGTCCCTCCTCTCCAAAGAGGAACGGGGTGGAAGTATCAGACAGTGAGCTACGGTGGCAGAACACGGTGCTGGTACAG GAGGTGAGTGAGAAGAATGTTAAAATCTCCCTGttggagcgggagagagacagccttttGCAAGAGCTGAGTCTGCGTCTGGGTGTTGAAGTGTAG